In Defluviitalea raffinosedens, the DNA window ATACTTTTGCCCTTTTGCCATTGTAGACACTTCCTTCCCTTTTTATATTTTAAGGTGTTCGGCTTTTTGTGTCTACACTAATATACTAACACCAATGTCCGTTTCGTAGTGACTGTAACATTTCCTACTGTCCAGCCTGTACCCAAAAGTGCATATTGCATCGGAACATCTGCAGTATCTGCATTGAATTCTCTAGGTTCTTTTTCCGCACTGAAAGACAGATCGTAAAATACCGCTTCAGCATATACTTGCGTAATAACACGCCCATCTTCGCTTTTATTGTCCGTTAAGGTTCGGATCCGGTAAATGTCATTTACGATTTGCACTTGTTTTTCATTTTCCAGTGTGCTTCTTTTTGGATCATGGAACGGAAGCTTGAATTCCAGCGTATCCGCGCCGTTCACCTCACCAGTGACAATGATATCAAAGGCATTTTCAAGAACAGCTTCCCATGCTCCGTTTTTATCCAATATCACAGGACGGGCAAAGCCTAATTTCTCATAGGGCGCTTTCGGTATATCATGAAGCTGTATTTCCAGAAGTTTTGGCGTCTTCAACGGATCGCTGCTGGTAAGGGTAACACGGAACCTTATATATTGCCGATTTGGCGATTGAAGTTCACCGCTGGTTCCCACAGCCTGCCATGCAGACCATTCTTCAAGATCATCGCTTGTGCTGGTCTCTACTAGAGACACTGACGTAACACCTGCAGTATATTCGCTTGTCACAGCTACACGGCCGCTGCCCGATAATGCACATGGAACCGCCCTTGTATAAAGTACGCCACTTGCAGGATACTCGCCATCTGTTGCTTTTAGGGTGACTGTACCAGGCTCTGCCAAAGCATCTACATCCGAAGCCGCATCCCCACCGTTTGCATTTAAAGACGACTTAAAATATAACAGCAAATCATCAGCTGTAAGCTGTGAGTCCGTTTCCAGAAACCAGTCGTCGAAGCCTCCGGCATAGTAGTAGGTATTTGCATGCATCCCCATAATAATGTCTGCTATACATTCCCGATTCAGCTCTCCCGAAAAGGAACGCACAGGTGACACCCAGGTTGCCCCGTCGCTGCGATCGCATATGATGTTCTGTACCTTTTTGTTGTTTACTTCAATGATGGAGGCAATAAAATACCAGCCGCCGTTTTTCAAGGTAATGGTAGCTGTTTCACTCTGGTCGTAGATTAGTGTGCCGGAGGAGTTATACAACATCAGCCTAAGTCTTCCTTGATAAAGTGAAACATAAAAAATTGGCTGACCAGGTCCTTGGCGGGTATTGAATATGGGTATATATGTCTGGCCGACCGAATAGGTGGTAGGATTAATCCAACCGCCTACAACAATCTTTTCGCCCAGATTGCTAAAGAAACTCCCATCATTTTTTGCTATAAGATGGGTCTTTTCAGAAGTCGGATTAACAATATTTTGCCTAAAGTATCTTCCGAATCTTCCAGCAATAAGGTTTGCTGATGTACCTGACCAGCCGGAGATGGTAAAATGTCTGCCATGTCCCGATGAATCCATAAGCTGAAGATTTTCGTCTGGTGTTTTTTCATTAAATCGCCATAAAGCAGACGTCCTTGATGTTACAGGAAACTCACCGGTAAAATCCTCTTGGCTCGTTAGAATTGATTTTATCGCCATGTTATCACCTCCATCTGCTTTTTGCCTGTATTTTTAACTCAGTAAAGGTCGCGTTTTCTGCGGCAATCTCAATATGATTAACCCCTTTCCTGAGAATTGGAAAATTCAGATCCTGCAGGCTGGGAAGACCATTTCTCAAGGTTCGGCCTGTTTCATCAATAACCTTAGCTGTTACCATGCCGGAGTCGACAATCAGAGTTTCACCTTCAGATAATGAGCCAACAATTCTCAATTCCTCGTCGTTCGTAATAAGCGAAATATAGCTTGATGAAGACATTGATATTAAACCCTTCAATAGATAAACCGGATTGGAATCCGCATTTCCTTTAACCCTCTCCAATTCATGCAGACCTGTTTCAGAAAGAACAAATATCTCATCTTCCAACGCGTAAACATACGGGTCGGGACAAACAAACCGAAGTTCAAAGCTGCCCGCTGTCCGCAATATCCGCTCACAGTCAACCGCTTCTGATAAGCGAGCCATGAAATATCGGTCGGGCAAATCATCTAGAACAAGTTGTTTAAGCCCGTTTTCCGGATTTAACCATTCAGCAACATTATCAAGAACCGATACAAGCTCAGCAAAACTGCGCTGGGGAAGCACACTACAGCTAATTATTATGTTTCGTTCTGATATATCGCAGCCAAAATCTGCAATACCTGCTTTGCCCGGCACAGTTTCAAAGGAATTACGCAGGGCAGGGGAAACCTGCCATTTGGTAAGTCTTGCTCGTATTTTCATACTTTGCGACGATATTCCATTGTAGATAAATCCCATATGCTTCCCTCCATTACGCTGTTATAAAACGTCCCTGCGCCCTTGAACCTGTCTGCATCAGGTTGTATAACTCCTGTGATATCCTACGTATGTCTTCTTCACCACGAACAATCATCTGCTGCACCACAACAAGCGGCCCAGAAGCTAAACCGCTAAATTCACCTCTTCCACTTACATTAATATCAGGAGATATATTAAAATCTGTCGGCACTGCATTTTGCATATCGTCTGCCACTCTGGCCATAGCCTTGTCAAATCCCTCACCAATACCCAGTGCCATATTGCCGCCAATACCTTCAAAAACAGTGGACGGAGATCTGATTCCAAGAAAATTCTTTACTCCATCAACAATACCGGAAAAGAAACCGGAAACCTTATCCTTAATCCAACTACCAAGGCTTTTAATACCTTCCCAGATGCCTTTTACAATGTTCTTACCAATCTCAACCACGGAAACAACCGCCTTGCCCAAACCTTCTATAATAGCCGCAACAATCTGAGGTAAAGACTTTACTAGTTCTGGAATGGCTTTCACTAGCCCGGCAGCAAGCTGTACGATAAGCGTAATTCCCAATTCTATGATCTTCGGCATATTGTTCGTCACAAAGTCAATGATTGTTGTAATTATCCTCGGCAGTGCTTCAATTAGTTCTGGCAATGCATTTAAAAGTCCCTGCGCCAGTCCTTGAATCAATGTAAAAGCAGCTTCAAGGATTTTGTCCATATTATCCAGCAGCCCTTGCACAATGGTGATCACTGCTTGAACTGCTGCTGGAATTAGCTCAGGTAATGCTTCTCCAAGCCCCATTACCAACGCTGTGATTAGCTGCACCGCTGCATCAATGAGTAAAGGCAGGTTATCAATGAGTGTACCTGCAATGGTCATGACTGCATCTACTGCCGCCGGGATCAGCTCCGGCAGCAGGCTCAAGAGAGTTTGAAGCACCTGAGAGAACAATTCAGTTACAGTTTGCAACAGCACGGGAAGCAGATCTTTGACTGCTGAGATAATTGCACCGGTTGCCTCCGGCAGAGCAGCCACTATATTTTCCAAAACCGGTACAATATTTTTAACTACAGCCTGAAAGGCATCCACAAGATTTTGTGTTAGGTTCGTCATATCAGCGTTCGCATTGCCAAGTCCTGCTATAAATGAACTTAGAGAGGCTTGT includes these proteins:
- a CDS encoding distal tail protein Dit, which translates into the protein MGFIYNGISSQSMKIRARLTKWQVSPALRNSFETVPGKAGIADFGCDISERNIIISCSVLPQRSFAELVSVLDNVAEWLNPENGLKQLVLDDLPDRYFMARLSEAVDCERILRTAGSFELRFVCPDPYVYALEDEIFVLSETGLHELERVKGNADSNPVYLLKGLISMSSSSYISLITNDEELRIVGSLSEGETLIVDSGMVTAKVIDETGRTLRNGLPSLQDLNFPILRKGVNHIEIAAENATFTELKIQAKSRWR
- a CDS encoding phage tail protein; its protein translation is MADNFGLKIGIEGEKEFKNAIREINQSFKVLGSEMNLVASQFDKQDKSVEAVTARNKVLNKEIELQKEKIATLEKALANAASSFGETDKRTQSWQIQLNNAKAELNKMERELEQSAESADELGDELKESGDNAEKSSSKFEKLGSVLKGVGAAMGAAAAAAGAAAIKLGKEVVEQFGELEQNLGGSEAVFGEYAARIQKTGEEAYKNLGLSQSEYLATANKMGALFQGAGVDQQKSLELTEKAMQRAADMASVMGIDMQTAMESIAGAAKGNFTMMDNLGVAMNATTIEAYALAKGLDFAWNSATNAEKAEIAMQMFFEKTEQYAGNFARESTQTISGSIGLLQASLSSFIAGLGNANADMTNLTQNLVDAFQAVVKNIVPVLENIVAALPEATGAIISAVKDLLPVLLQTVTELFSQVLQTLLSLLPELIPAAVDAVMTIAGTLIDNLPLLIDAAVQLITALVMGLGEALPELIPAAVQAVITIVQGLLDNMDKILEAAFTLIQGLAQGLLNALPELIEALPRIITTIIDFVTNNMPKIIELGITLIVQLAAGLVKAIPELVKSLPQIVAAIIEGLGKAVVSVVEIGKNIVKGIWEGIKSLGSWIKDKVSGFFSGIVDGVKNFLGIRSPSTVFEGIGGNMALGIGEGFDKAMARVADDMQNAVPTDFNISPDINVSGRGEFSGLASGPLVVVQQMIVRGEEDIRRISQELYNLMQTGSRAQGRFITA